From the Gammaproteobacteria bacterium genome, the window GCAGACCTCTTCCACCTCGTACATGTTGTGCGAAGTCCAGAGCACGCCGCTGGCTTCGCGGCGGACGAAGTCGCGAATGAATCCGCGGGTTTCCTGCGCCGTGGATGGATCCAGTGATGCGGTGGGTTCGTCGAGCAGCAGCAGGTTGGGACGGTTGAGCATTGCCTTGGCGAGCTGCACGCGCGTTTGTTCACCGGAGGACAGCACGCCGCATTTCACGTTGCGCAGCTCGCGCAAGCGGAACTGATCGAGCAGTGCTTCGATGCGTTGGCGCAAATCGGCGACCGCATAAATCAGACCGAAAATACGCAGATTCTGATAAACCGTGAGATTACCAGGTAGCGGTGCATACACCGCCGCGAAGTTGGTGCGCGCCAGCGCCTCGCGCCGCCGCCGCGCTACGTCCACGCCATCTATGAGGATACGACCGGCGCTCGGAGCGAGCACCCCGAGAATCATGTTGATGGTGGTGGTTTTGCCCGCGCCATTCGGACCGAGCAGCCCGACGATTTCATTGCGCTCGACGGTAAAGCTCACACC encodes:
- a CDS encoding ABC transporter ATP-binding protein, whose translation is MMSDAVLSVSDLSKRYGESPAVSGVSFTVERNEIVGLLGPNGAGKTTTINMILGVLAPSAGRILIDGVDVARRRREALARTNFAAVYAPLPGNLTVYQNLRIFGLIYAVADLRQRIEALLDQFRLRELRNVKCGVLSSGEQTRVQLAKAMLNRPNLLLLDEPTASLDPSTAQETRGFIRDFVRREASGVLWTSHNMYEVEEVCDRVLFLSHGRILLEGDPRSLPRQHGRRSLEELFIALAREPLAPKVPEHA